A genomic region of Psychrobacter sp. M13 contains the following coding sequences:
- a CDS encoding adenylosuccinate synthase, producing the protein MGKNVVVLGSQWGDEGKGKIVDLLTEKASAVARFQGGHNAGHTLVVDGKTTVLHLIPSGILREGVTCFIGNGVVLAPDALLKEMKGLEDNNVPVRERLRISPNCPLIMPYHVALDQAREAKRGSGKIGTTGRGIGPAYEDKVARRAIKLADLFRDDLEEKLRNLIEYHNFQLTQYYKVDAIDFDETLKLCQEWKESIKGMVTDVTEELNQMRLAGKNLMFEGAQGTLLDIDHGTYPFVTSSSVTAGGVSTGTGIGPLYLDYVLGITKAYTTRVGSGPFPTELFDDVGAHLAKVGHEFGATTGRARRCGWFDAEALRRAVVLNSLSGICLTKLDVLDGLEELRIGVGYDVPETECAGAHDAEFYESVTPKYETLQGWSESTVGVTNYDDLPENAKIYIKRIEALIDCPVDIISTGPDREETIVLRDPYDA; encoded by the coding sequence ATGGGTAAGAATGTCGTAGTTTTAGGAAGTCAATGGGGCGATGAGGGTAAAGGCAAAATCGTCGATTTATTGACCGAAAAAGCCTCAGCGGTAGCCCGTTTTCAAGGCGGCCATAACGCAGGACATACACTGGTAGTCGATGGAAAAACGACAGTACTACATTTGATTCCATCAGGTATTCTACGCGAAGGGGTGACTTGTTTTATTGGTAATGGTGTAGTGCTTGCACCTGATGCCCTGCTTAAAGAGATGAAAGGGTTAGAAGATAACAATGTACCCGTACGCGAGCGTTTGCGTATCTCGCCAAACTGTCCGCTTATCATGCCGTATCACGTTGCGCTTGATCAAGCCCGTGAAGCCAAACGCGGCAGTGGTAAAATCGGTACGACGGGTCGCGGTATTGGTCCCGCTTATGAAGATAAAGTCGCTCGCCGTGCGATCAAGCTGGCTGATCTGTTCCGTGATGATCTTGAGGAAAAGCTACGTAATTTAATTGAATACCATAACTTTCAATTAACTCAATATTATAAAGTCGATGCTATTGATTTTGATGAGACGTTAAAGCTGTGTCAAGAGTGGAAAGAATCCATCAAAGGCATGGTTACGGATGTAACTGAAGAATTAAATCAGATGCGTCTTGCTGGTAAGAACTTGATGTTTGAAGGCGCGCAAGGCACTTTATTAGATATCGACCATGGGACTTATCCGTTCGTAACCAGCTCAAGCGTGACTGCTGGTGGCGTATCGACAGGCACAGGTATTGGCCCACTATATTTAGATTATGTATTGGGAATCACCAAGGCTTACACCACCCGCGTCGGTAGTGGCCCTTTCCCAACGGAGCTGTTCGATGATGTTGGTGCACATTTAGCCAAAGTCGGTCATGAGTTTGGTGCAACTACAGGACGCGCGCGTCGCTGTGGTTGGTTTGATGCTGAGGCCTTACGCCGTGCCGTGGTATTGAACTCTTTATCTGGTATTTGCTTGACTAAGCTTGATGTTTTAGACGGTTTGGAGGAGCTGCGCATCGGTGTCGGTTATGATGTGCCAGAGACTGAATGTGCAGGCGCTCATGATGCTGAATTTTATGAGTCAGTAACGCCAAAGTATGAGACCCTGCAAGGTTGGAGCGAGTCAACGGTTGGGGTGACTAACTATGACGACTTACCTGAAAACGCTAAAATCTATATCAAGCGTATCGAAGCATTGATCGATTGTCCTGTTGATATTATCTCGACGGGCCCTGATCGTGAAGAAACGATCGTATTGCGTGATCCGTATGATGCGTAA
- a CDS encoding ATP phosphoribosyltransferase regulatory subunit has protein sequence MSASSNAVTSDSNPYLSNFHLSNFANEVANSWLLPDGVVDVLFDEAQKQEVLRYRLTQQLISRGYQLVSPPMIEFTESLLSEASEDLKRQTFKIIDQLTGRLMGVRADITPQILRIDAQWGGEGIARYCYAGDVIHTLPTGLFGSRTPLQLGAEIFGCESLDADIELIDVLFSLVNSLNMSADLHVDLGHVAIFKRLSVLADLSESDTEQLMHLYANKNLPELKRVCQSLNMGSDFYALARFGHDMTQLSAKLSNTAQQDNDIATAVEELQRLKTHLQQQWQCEVSIDITELSGYHYHTGIVFNGYINSETQPLVRGGRFDGMQQLREATGFSMDVSRLLAHIELESANIVVVNYSDMTTGTSDQLQSLQSQVADLRNKGYRVTMPLDANDCPKDISHRLSMIEDNWQLETI, from the coding sequence GTGTCTGCTAGTTCTAACGCTGTAACCTCTGATTCTAATCCCTACTTGAGTAATTTTCATTTGAGTAATTTTGCTAATGAAGTGGCGAATAGTTGGCTGCTCCCTGATGGGGTGGTCGATGTGTTGTTTGATGAGGCGCAAAAGCAAGAAGTACTGCGCTACCGACTGACTCAGCAGCTTATTAGTAGGGGCTATCAGCTCGTCTCTCCACCGATGATTGAGTTTACAGAGTCTTTATTAAGTGAAGCCTCAGAGGATCTAAAGCGCCAAACCTTTAAGATTATTGATCAGCTGACAGGGCGCTTAATGGGCGTACGTGCTGATATCACGCCACAGATTCTACGTATTGATGCTCAATGGGGCGGTGAGGGCATTGCGCGTTATTGTTATGCAGGCGATGTTATTCACACGCTACCGACAGGTCTGTTCGGTTCGCGTACACCATTACAATTAGGCGCTGAAATCTTTGGTTGCGAGTCGCTTGATGCTGATATTGAGCTGATAGATGTGCTATTTAGCTTAGTCAATAGTCTTAATATGAGCGCTGATCTGCATGTGGACTTAGGGCATGTAGCGATATTTAAGCGCTTATCGGTGTTAGCGGATCTGTCCGAGAGTGATACTGAGCAGCTGATGCATCTGTATGCCAATAAGAATCTGCCTGAGCTAAAACGAGTCTGCCAGAGCTTGAATATGGGTAGCGACTTTTATGCTTTAGCGCGGTTTGGTCATGATATGACGCAGCTATCTGCGAAGCTCTCAAATACTGCGCAGCAAGATAACGATATTGCGACAGCCGTTGAGGAGCTACAGCGCCTTAAAACCCATTTGCAACAGCAGTGGCAGTGTGAGGTTAGTATCGATATCACTGAATTATCGGGTTATCATTATCATACGGGCATCGTATTTAACGGCTATATCAATAGCGAGACTCAGCCGCTAGTACGCGGTGGGCGCTTTGATGGAATGCAGCAGCTTCGTGAGGCTACTGGTTTTAGTATGGATGTTAGCCGATTGCTGGCACACATAGAGCTTGAGTCGGCCAATATAGTCGTGGTTAATTATAGCGATATGACTACTGGTACTAGTGATCAATTACAAAGTTTGCAGAGCCAAGTTGCGGATTTGCGCAATAAAGGCTATCGAGTCACTATGCCATTAGATGCCAATGACTGTCCAAAAGATATCAGTCATCGATTGAGTATGATTGAGGACAACTGGCAGTTAGAAACTATTTAG
- the pilW gene encoding type IV pilus biogenesis/stability protein PilW, which produces MSSSGNRGFQVKVASCVLLTVLATGCQSTSNTATDLTGSTRYQTSTEPTDSRSSDKQEIARVRTSLAAQYIRKNELDAAQRQLEKAFAANSRYAPAYDMMGVLLQQEGSRLNLEKADQYFKQAISLDADFTQARNNYGVYLSQMQRYNEAVAQFEIAGATLGYEGRIGALENLGRTYLQLDNHPLAAKAFLRALEGNRNSLIAHIELVDLLLEEQRIIQAQRLYDETLILVKGQGISPRLLLQGIKLAAAQNDITTRQQLAQQLLSAYPLSEEAKQLKTWLNNPEAPWK; this is translated from the coding sequence TTGAGTTCCTCAGGTAATAGAGGATTTCAAGTAAAAGTAGCTAGCTGTGTCTTGCTGACCGTATTGGCAACAGGCTGTCAAAGTACCTCTAATACGGCCACCGATCTAACCGGTAGTACGCGTTACCAGACTTCAACTGAGCCTACAGATAGTCGCAGCTCAGATAAACAAGAGATTGCTCGCGTTCGTACCTCTCTTGCAGCGCAGTACATTCGCAAAAACGAGTTAGATGCTGCTCAGCGGCAACTCGAAAAAGCTTTTGCTGCTAATAGCCGATATGCGCCCGCCTATGATATGATGGGCGTTTTATTGCAGCAAGAAGGCAGCCGCCTTAATCTTGAAAAGGCTGATCAGTACTTCAAGCAAGCTATTTCATTGGACGCGGACTTTACGCAGGCGCGTAATAATTATGGCGTCTATTTATCGCAGATGCAGCGTTATAACGAAGCAGTTGCCCAGTTTGAGATTGCAGGTGCGACACTAGGTTACGAAGGCCGTATTGGAGCTCTTGAAAATTTAGGGCGGACTTATTTACAGCTTGATAATCATCCTCTAGCAGCCAAAGCTTTTTTACGGGCGCTAGAGGGTAATCGCAATAGCTTAATTGCCCATATAGAACTGGTTGATTTATTGCTTGAAGAGCAGCGTATTATTCAGGCGCAGCGGCTTTATGATGAGACTTTGATACTGGTAAAAGGTCAAGGTATTAGCCCGCGCTTATTGCTTCAAGGCATCAAATTAGCGGCTGCACAAAACGATATCACGACTCGTCAACAATTGGCACAACAGCTGCTCTCCGCTTATCCTTTGAGCGAAGAGGCAAAACAACTTAAGACTTGGCTTAACAATCCAGAGGCTCCATGGAAATGA
- a CDS encoding DUF2237 family protein, which produces MSSDYHPNPAVNQTNVLGTALASCCFDPITGYYRNGFCHTGNHDVGQHTVCAKMTSEFLNFSASRGNDLITPLPEYNFAGLKPGDYWCICALRWVEALDFDIAPQLKLEACHESLLALVDIETLKSYAI; this is translated from the coding sequence ATGTCATCTGATTATCATCCTAATCCAGCCGTCAATCAAACTAATGTTTTAGGTACGGCCCTTGCCAGCTGTTGTTTTGATCCTATTACGGGCTACTATCGTAACGGCTTTTGCCATACAGGCAATCACGATGTCGGTCAGCATACCGTCTGTGCCAAGATGACCAGTGAGTTTCTCAATTTTTCTGCCAGTCGCGGTAACGACTTGATTACCCCTCTACCTGAGTATAACTTTGCCGGTCTCAAACCTGGTGACTATTGGTGTATCTGTGCGCTGCGTTGGGTTGAAGCTCTAGACTTTGATATTGCACCACAGCTTAAGCTTGAGGCTTGCCATGAGAGCCTATTAGCCTTAGTCGATATTGAGACGCTAAAAAGCTATGCTATATAA
- the hisS gene encoding histidine--tRNA ligase, with translation MIKAIKGFNDILPDQSAQWLKLESILADVLSRYGYEHIRLPIVEQTDLFARAIGGATDIVEKEMYSFIDKSEPPTPLTLRPEGTAGAVRAVIEHNLLRGDTPKLWYIGPMFRYERPQKGRYRQFHQIGVESFGSALPDADAELIAMTHLMWQQLGLKDELRLELNSLGELDERHAYRDALVAYLTDKQDQLDDDSKRRLTTNPLRILDSKEASTQALLIDAPKLADFLGEDSVAHFEQVQAYLMALGIKFEINPHLVRGLDYYNKTVFEWVTDKLGSQATVCAGGRYDSLVGQLKSTDTRGNNKADAKPVKSEPAVGFAMGLERLLLLIDAVAPFSETAACDVFIAAHPEVYGAGMTYAQNLRYQRPDLRIRMASATGLKAQMKKADKSGARLTVIIAQQELDANEISIKDMQTGEQRSVAQDWLADEQNFATHINI, from the coding sequence ATGATCAAAGCTATTAAAGGGTTTAACGATATTTTGCCAGATCAGTCTGCACAGTGGCTAAAGCTTGAGTCTATATTAGCGGACGTGTTATCTAGATATGGCTATGAGCATATTCGTCTGCCTATCGTTGAGCAGACTGATCTGTTTGCGCGTGCTATTGGCGGTGCTACTGATATCGTTGAAAAAGAGATGTATAGCTTTATAGATAAGTCTGAGCCACCTACACCATTGACCTTACGTCCAGAAGGCACAGCAGGAGCCGTGCGGGCAGTGATTGAGCATAACTTATTACGCGGTGATACCCCAAAGCTTTGGTACATCGGTCCTATGTTTCGCTATGAGCGTCCACAAAAAGGTCGTTATCGTCAGTTTCATCAGATAGGTGTTGAGAGCTTTGGTAGTGCGCTGCCAGATGCGGATGCTGAGCTGATTGCGATGACCCATCTGATGTGGCAACAGTTAGGTCTCAAAGATGAGCTGCGTCTTGAACTAAATAGCCTAGGCGAGCTTGATGAGCGTCATGCTTATCGCGATGCCCTAGTGGCTTATTTAACCGATAAACAAGATCAGCTCGATGACGATAGCAAGCGCCGTTTAACTACCAATCCGCTACGTATCTTAGATAGCAAAGAGGCGAGTACTCAAGCATTGCTTATTGATGCGCCAAAACTTGCTGACTTTCTAGGCGAAGATAGTGTGGCACATTTTGAGCAAGTACAAGCCTATTTGATGGCTTTAGGTATTAAGTTTGAGATCAACCCGCATCTAGTGCGTGGCCTTGATTATTATAACAAAACCGTATTTGAGTGGGTGACAGATAAGCTGGGTAGCCAAGCTACAGTTTGTGCTGGTGGCCGTTATGATAGCCTAGTCGGTCAGCTAAAATCAACGGACACTCGTGGCAATAATAAAGCTGATGCTAAGCCTGTCAAGTCTGAGCCTGCGGTCGGCTTTGCGATGGGACTTGAGCGCTTATTGTTATTGATAGACGCAGTTGCTCCTTTTAGCGAAACGGCTGCCTGTGATGTCTTTATTGCCGCGCATCCTGAAGTTTATGGCGCAGGTATGACTTATGCCCAGAATCTTCGCTATCAGCGTCCAGATTTGCGTATTAGAATGGCGAGCGCTACAGGACTAAAAGCGCAAATGAAAAAAGCGGACAAATCAGGCGCGCGCTTGACGGTTATCATTGCGCAGCAAGAGCTGGACGCTAATGAGATCAGTATTAAGGATATGCAAACAGGTGAGCAACGAAGCGTAGCTCAAGACTGGCTCGCTGACGAACAAAACTTTGCTACACACATAAATATCTGA
- the ispG gene encoding flavodoxin-dependent (E)-4-hydroxy-3-methylbut-2-enyl-diphosphate synthase: MSTSAPIVRRVTKKIYVGDVAIGGDAPISVQSMTNTDTCDIPGTVAQIERCVEAGADLMRVSTPTMESVAAFGEIRKLVSVPLIADIHFDHKIALAVAEAGADCLRINPGNIGSDAKVREVVACARHHNIPIRIGVNAGSLEKEIQRKYTEPTGEAMLESAMRHIDILDRLNFDQYKVSVKASNVFLTLDAYRLISAQIDNPLHLGVTEAGVYRTGAVKSAIALGGLLLDGIGDTIRISLAAEPEEEIKIGYDILKSLNIRSNGVNFIACPSCSRQEFDVIRVMTALEARLEDIREPMNLSVIGCKVNGPGEAKEADIGVVGAARRSLVYRMGEKSHLIDTDNLVDEIEGMVRAHAEVLEKARENEIIRVK, translated from the coding sequence ATGTCAACATCAGCACCTATCGTTCGCCGTGTTACCAAAAAGATATATGTCGGTGACGTTGCTATTGGTGGTGATGCACCGATCAGCGTACAAAGCATGACTAATACGGATACTTGTGATATCCCGGGCACTGTTGCGCAAATAGAGCGCTGTGTAGAAGCGGGCGCAGATCTTATGCGTGTATCTACACCGACTATGGAGAGTGTTGCCGCTTTTGGTGAGATTCGCAAATTAGTGAGTGTACCACTCATCGCTGATATACATTTTGATCATAAGATTGCTTTAGCAGTAGCCGAGGCAGGCGCTGATTGTCTGCGTATTAATCCTGGCAACATCGGTAGCGATGCTAAAGTGCGCGAAGTCGTCGCTTGCGCGCGTCACCATAATATTCCTATTCGTATCGGTGTTAATGCAGGCTCTCTAGAAAAAGAGATTCAGCGCAAATATACTGAGCCAACGGGCGAGGCTATGCTTGAGTCCGCTATGCGTCATATCGATATCTTGGATCGTCTCAACTTTGATCAATATAAAGTGTCAGTCAAAGCTAGCAATGTATTTTTGACCTTGGATGCTTATCGTCTAATATCAGCACAGATCGATAACCCCTTACATCTTGGGGTGACCGAAGCGGGTGTCTATCGTACGGGTGCAGTCAAATCTGCTATTGCGCTTGGCGGATTATTACTTGATGGCATAGGCGATACGATCCGTATATCACTCGCCGCTGAGCCTGAAGAAGAAATCAAAATTGGCTATGATATTCTCAAGTCATTAAATATTCGCTCAAACGGGGTGAATTTTATTGCTTGCCCTAGTTGCTCACGTCAAGAGTTCGATGTGATACGGGTGATGACTGCTTTGGAAGCACGCCTAGAGGATATTCGTGAGCCGATGAATCTGTCAGTGATTGGCTGCAAGGTTAATGGACCAGGCGAAGCCAAAGAAGCGGATATTGGTGTTGTAGGAGCCGCGCGTCGATCACTAGTCTACCGTATGGGCGAGAAGAGCCATCTTATCGATACGGATAATCTAGTCGATGAAATCGAAGGTATGGTACGCGCTCATGCGGAAGTGCTCGAGAAAGCTCGTGAAAATGAAATCATTCGCGTAAAATAG
- the rlmN gene encoding 23S rRNA (adenine(2503)-C(2))-methyltransferase RlmN yields the protein MAKTNLLGMTQAQLADYFKSIGEKPFRATQVIKWIYQQGVTDFEQMTNLSKGLRDKLSANACVIPPKVIHRQYSDDGTRKWVFEVTGGSLVETVLIPADDSKENGRKTLCVSSQVGCALDCSFCSTGKQGFERDLTAAEILGQLWVANASYMTDDHDSLEHVDHSLWDNQVTNVVMMGMGEPLLNYTPVVSSMELMLSDHAYGLSKRRVTLSTSGVVPKMYQLAKDIDVALAISLHAPNDELRNELVPINKKYPLSELMAAARNYVFDANPRHKKHVTIEYVMLNGVNDSNEHAEQLVALLADLPSKVNLIPFNPFPHAGYDKSSNNRIHAFSNILSQAGFVCTIRQTRGDDIDAACGQLVGQVADRTRRSAAWQQSIKDRSNLKSSNIEATE from the coding sequence ATGGCTAAGACCAACCTATTGGGTATGACACAGGCGCAGCTGGCAGACTATTTCAAAAGCATTGGTGAGAAGCCGTTTCGTGCTACCCAAGTGATTAAATGGATTTATCAGCAAGGGGTCACAGACTTTGAGCAGATGACCAATCTAAGCAAAGGATTACGTGATAAATTGTCTGCTAATGCTTGTGTTATTCCACCAAAGGTGATTCATCGTCAATATAGTGATGATGGTACACGTAAATGGGTGTTTGAAGTGACAGGCGGATCTCTAGTTGAGACCGTATTGATACCTGCTGATGACAGCAAAGAGAACGGCCGTAAGACTTTATGTGTCTCCTCCCAAGTGGGCTGTGCGCTCGACTGTAGCTTTTGTAGCACGGGCAAGCAGGGTTTTGAACGGGATTTAACCGCGGCTGAGATTTTAGGTCAGCTTTGGGTTGCTAACGCTTCTTATATGACAGATGATCATGACAGTCTTGAGCATGTCGATCATAGCTTGTGGGACAATCAGGTGACCAATGTGGTCATGATGGGCATGGGTGAGCCGCTACTTAACTATACACCTGTTGTCAGCTCGATGGAGCTGATGCTCAGCGATCATGCTTATGGGCTATCCAAGCGCCGCGTGACCTTGTCAACCTCAGGGGTCGTGCCCAAAATGTATCAGCTTGCCAAAGATATCGATGTGGCATTAGCGATATCGCTACATGCGCCCAATGATGAGCTACGCAATGAGCTGGTACCTATTAACAAAAAATATCCTCTAAGTGAGCTGATGGCAGCGGCGCGAAATTACGTGTTTGATGCCAATCCGCGCCACAAAAAGCATGTGACCATTGAATACGTCATGCTCAATGGCGTCAATGATAGTAATGAGCACGCTGAACAGTTAGTCGCTCTGCTAGCTGATTTGCCAAGTAAGGTGAATCTTATTCCATTCAATCCTTTTCCGCATGCAGGCTATGATAAGTCTAGTAACAATCGTATCCATGCTTTTAGTAATATACTTAGCCAAGCAGGGTTTGTCTGCACTATCCGCCAAACCCGCGGTGATGATATTGATGCCGCTTGTGGTCAGCTGGTCGGGCAAGTAGCGGATCGCACCCGACGCTCGGCAGCTTGGCAACAAAGTATAAAAGATCGTAGTAACTTAAAGTCCAGTAATATAGAGGCGACTGAGTAA
- the ndk gene encoding nucleoside-diphosphate kinase — MAIERTLSIIKPDAVGGNHIGAIYDRFEQAGLKIVGAKMLQLDDQKAGGFYAEHAERPFYNDLKSFMMSGPVLVSVLEGENAIAKHREIMGATNPKDADKGTIRADFASSIDENAVHGSDSAESAAREISYFFNDDEVCARTR; from the coding sequence ATGGCTATCGAACGTACTTTATCTATTATCAAACCTGACGCGGTTGGCGGCAACCATATCGGCGCTATCTATGATCGTTTTGAACAAGCTGGTCTAAAAATCGTTGGCGCAAAAATGCTACAACTTGATGATCAAAAAGCGGGCGGTTTTTACGCTGAGCACGCTGAACGTCCATTTTATAATGATCTAAAGTCATTCATGATGTCAGGCCCAGTATTAGTATCGGTACTAGAAGGCGAAAACGCTATTGCTAAGCATCGCGAAATCATGGGCGCAACCAACCCAAAAGACGCTGATAAAGGCACTATCCGTGCAGACTTTGCTAGCAGCATCGATGAAAACGCGGTACATGGTTCAGATTCAGCAGAGTCAGCTGCGCGTGAAATCAGCTATTTCTTCAATGATGACGAAGTTTGTGCTCGCACGCGTTAA
- the corA gene encoding magnesium/cobalt transporter CorA, with product MQDDHDLSVKKSTHIAPDTNIDYIYSDMIDYDSYIYGDADATPEDTLETMTVYDPDADRFEDIDVSSMDEVVNCYAYSRKTGEQTSQLELSDVSKSLKNNNQFIWLGLYEPSLQTIAKVQNAFDLHELAIEDAFADNQRAKVESYNNDTIFLVVRTAKLEDNFIRYGTTAIFMGKNYLITIRIGPSNAYTPIREHCHLRPEKLRMGPIFILHAVLDFIVDNYLPVTDRLGSYLREQERNIFTYEFNKSTLKNLYEIKSQLVHMRAVILPVQDICNFFINHQKSDLVPAFPNAAKPYFRDINDHLLRSLDAVNGLNEMLSLAMDTYMAMVNMGQNEVVRKLAAWAGILAVPTAVAGIYGMNFDFMPELHWRYSYFVVLFLILAACGYLYYKFKKVKWL from the coding sequence ATGCAAGACGATCATGATTTATCTGTTAAAAAGAGCACCCATATTGCACCTGATACTAATATAGATTATATCTATTCAGATATGATTGATTATGATAGTTACATCTACGGCGATGCAGATGCTACGCCAGAGGATACGCTTGAGACCATGACGGTTTATGATCCTGATGCCGATCGCTTTGAGGATATTGATGTCTCGAGTATGGATGAAGTGGTCAATTGCTATGCATACTCGCGTAAGACGGGCGAGCAAACGAGCCAGCTTGAGCTAAGCGATGTCAGTAAATCCCTGAAGAATAACAATCAGTTTATCTGGCTTGGTCTATATGAGCCGAGCTTGCAGACTATCGCCAAAGTGCAGAATGCTTTTGACCTTCATGAATTGGCTATAGAAGATGCTTTTGCTGATAATCAACGCGCCAAAGTGGAGAGCTATAATAACGACACCATATTCTTAGTGGTACGTACCGCTAAGCTTGAAGATAATTTTATTCGTTATGGCACAACAGCAATATTTATGGGTAAAAATTATCTTATTACTATTCGTATAGGCCCCTCGAACGCTTACACCCCTATCCGTGAGCATTGTCATTTACGTCCTGAAAAGCTCAGAATGGGGCCGATCTTTATTCTGCATGCCGTGCTTGATTTTATTGTCGATAACTATCTGCCAGTGACCGACAGATTGGGTAGCTATTTACGTGAGCAAGAGCGCAATATCTTTACTTACGAGTTTAATAAAAGCACGCTGAAAAACCTTTATGAAATTAAGTCGCAACTGGTACACATGCGCGCAGTAATCCTACCCGTACAAGATATTTGCAACTTCTTTATTAACCATCAAAAAAGCGATCTCGTTCCTGCCTTCCCTAATGCCGCAAAGCCCTACTTTCGTGATATCAATGATCATCTGCTGCGCTCACTCGATGCCGTTAATGGTCTAAATGAGATGTTAAGTTTGGCCATGGATACTTATATGGCTATGGTCAATATGGGACAGAATGAGGTCGTGCGTAAGCTTGCTGCATGGGCAGGTATTCTTGCCGTACCGACTGCTGTCGCTGGTATCTACGGGATGAACTTTGACTTTATGCCAGAGCTACATTGGCGGTATTCTTACTTTGTGGTTTTATTCTTAATCTTAGCGGCTTGTGGCTATTTATATTATAAATTTAAGAAAGTGAAGTGGCTATAA
- a CDS encoding helix-turn-helix domain-containing protein, translating into MTNPPSTNQSTAQKSFGVMLQNARKTKQMSLETVASELFILKRHLQALEDEDFAQLPQAAFSRGFAINYAKFLGLDPVQVANSFDNAYPNELKSRAMGNIESPLRPMGTLQRDSRSRIRFNPLLILAVIALIILAVLLFRMVTNATQDTEEVTPISEDITLSEQTQGAAIDELDTSSVGASGSALNLGGDVAATAILQFKLSDTASVGVIDANGNSLISGEQTQGSYQLSGVPPFNIVIDNINNVELIANQQPVALEQYATGQQASFALTP; encoded by the coding sequence ATGACCAACCCACCATCTACTAATCAATCAACCGCTCAGAAATCGTTCGGTGTTATGTTGCAAAACGCTCGCAAGACTAAGCAGATGAGCTTAGAGACGGTGGCAAGCGAGTTATTTATACTCAAGCGTCATTTGCAAGCTTTAGAGGATGAAGATTTTGCTCAGCTGCCACAAGCGGCTTTTTCGCGTGGATTCGCTATTAACTACGCCAAGTTTTTAGGATTAGATCCTGTACAAGTAGCTAATAGCTTTGATAATGCTTATCCTAATGAGCTAAAGTCGCGCGCTATGGGCAATATTGAGTCGCCACTGCGCCCTATGGGTACGTTACAGCGCGATAGTCGCAGCCGTATCCGCTTCAATCCCTTATTAATACTTGCTGTGATTGCACTCATTATTCTAGCAGTGCTTTTGTTCCGCATGGTGACTAATGCTACGCAAGACACCGAGGAAGTCACGCCTATATCTGAGGATATAACGTTATCAGAGCAGACCCAAGGCGCTGCTATTGATGAGCTTGACACTAGTAGTGTTGGTGCCTCAGGCTCAGCATTAAACTTGGGTGGTGACGTTGCAGCAACTGCTATATTACAGTTCAAATTGAGTGACACCGCCTCAGTTGGGGTCATTGATGCCAATGGTAATAGTTTGATTAGCGGTGAGCAGACCCAAGGTAGTTATCAACTCTCTGGTGTGCCGCCTTTTAATATTGTTATTGATAATATCAATAATGTTGAGCTAATTGCGAATCAACAGCCCGTTGCCTTAGAGCAGTATGCAACAGGTCAGCAAGCTAGCTTCGCATTGACTCCTTAA